Within Ascochyta rabiei chromosome 4, complete sequence, the genomic segment TAGAAACCAAAGTCAACACTAATCAGACACGTGCTCCAGCGCGATCTTACAGTGAAAGTTCACCGATTGTACCTTGTGCTAATCCACCATTACCACCACGTCGCACAAGTGGACCTCAACTGCGGTCGCAAGACTCCGTTGCCACATTGAAGAAAGGGCGGTCAATGTCTTCAGACGAAAGTTTGAACGCGTCTGATGCTGGGTCAATCATGTCAAGAGTTTCCGAAGCTTCTTCATACACAGCCTACGAGCCAGGGCAACAGAGCCAAACAATCTCAAGAAAACCCATGCGAAAGCCTCTGCCACTCGCACACAAAGCATCGCACGCTGTGCTGGGGGACCTGCACATAGGGCCGACTAATCCAGAATCCCAGGTCACACCTAACTCTTTCGAAAGCGGCGAAATGCATGCAGTTTGGCTGCTTCTCGTAGAGGCTGAGCGCAACTTCTATGACCGAATGATGATGAGGCTTAGGAAGATGTTTTACGATAACATCATACAGCAGTGGCCACTACTTGAGCAGCACCTGAATGTTGTCCTGATTGGCGAGCGCCTTGCTGCTACTAACAAGAAGTTTCTTTGGTTGTCCATGGAGCAGCAGCTACTCGAAGCCGATCAGGCGCTTTGCGACCCCGCCATTTTCGAAGTGTGGACAAACACTGTGCAGCATACATTTCGCGAGTACTGTAAAGCCCTACCACACGCCATAGGAGCGCTGCGAGCGACGCAAAGCACCGATGGGAAGTTCACGCCGTTTGTCAACACCCTCGGCCTGAGCATTGCATACTTTGGTAAAAGCTGGGAGGACTACCTGAGACTGCCCATTGCTGAACTTGATCTCTGCATCGAAAGCACACGAAGTCTTATCAGCATTGCGGCCGAACTCGAACATCCTGATGCGGATGCAGAGGCTCAGCGACTGACGCGCGCTCTTGATGCTTTAGACTGGCTGAAGTCGGCATCTTCAAGCGTACTTGAAGAGTCGCAGAGCCGTGAAGATATTCAGAACCTTGAACGCCGTATCCACACACTCGACACTGATGTTCTATCTCAGCTCAGATTGCTCGACACCAGTCGCCGTGTGAGATATCAAGGCGGCATGACGATGAAGTTGAAAAGCAAAGGACCTTGGCATGCTGTACATGTCGTGCTACTTGACAATTTCCTATTTTGGGGCAAAGTCAAACCACAGAAGAAAACCACCGGTGACAAGGTCGTAGTCTTGGACGCAGTATGTTCCGAAGTCCATCCGAATTACATAACGCTAATCCTCCAAGCCGATCCCTATAAACGAGCTCGACGTCAGCCTTCCATGCGACCAACATCAATTCCAGAAGGCTACGATGTTCGACGAAGTACCCAGGAATTCAATACAATATATAACCATCGTCTCGAGAAAGGGCGTAGACGGCAAGGCTCACATGCTGGGGTCACCGACGTATCAGGAGAGGAGAGTCTGGATGGACCAGTTCGAAGCAGCTCTCGGTCGAAAGACAGCTTCAGCAAGCTGAACACACCCGAAGGCTTTTGCCGGTTCGCCGGCGCAGACTCAAGCTCATCACCGCTGTTGTTTGGTGAAAAGCTCCGGCCATGACCAATCACTCTTTTAGCAGGCGAGTGTGTGTGGGACGAAAATACCGGCATTGGAAGAGCTGAAAAGGCCAAGTCATCTGCGAACGACTAACTTGTGTCTATCGGGTCGCCTTGACTGTCTATCGAACCTTATCTCGTTCAGTCTTTTATTCGGGCTGCAGCTTCGTAGGCAGTCCGTCAGATGTGGTAGCCATTGTCGCTTTCAACAATCCGCACGTCGCAGTGTACGGTCGAGATACGCCCACCTGCCAGACTAGACTGACCCGACGATAGTTGCAGAGAACCAGCGCAAATCTGTGTTTGGTCATCACATAGTTTTGCTTCCCACAAGCCCATTCTTCGGCTTGGCTGTAGTACTTCAAATGGTTCGCTAAAGGTGGCTCTAGGCATGTCTCTCACTGGGCCTAGAGTCTTAAAACAGCTTGTCAATTCAGTGGCGATACGAAACTCGACGAGCTAACCTCCCATACCGGCGGCCTCTTCTCAATTCGCCAGAAATACTTCACAGACTCTACCGAGCAAATCGAAAGGAGCCATGCATTTCTATCAAGGATCCTATCGTCATGATCCATGAGCAAGTCCAAGTCCTCGCTCCTAATATCCTACGAATCCCTCTCCGCACAATAGCACCCCAAGCGACATTGAACTCAGCTAGCAGCGCCTTGTTCTAGTAGCTCTCGCCCGAGTCAACCACCTTTATCCCCATCTCGAAGATGTCTCGATCAACGACCTCGCCAGTTTCCCATTCCAGAACAAATCGCCTGCTTCGAACCAGTCGGTACCTATATGGCACCTCGGGCCAACTGCACGATCGACGATAAACGTGGGCGTCCACTGCTCACTCTAGTCTCATTATGGTTGACTAGAGCGACCATATCAGGGACGAAGGCGTCCTGCGGGAGAGGCTTAGGATACAGGCTAGAATCACCAAAGAGTGAAAGCGATACCCAGTAGGTCATACCAAAAAAAAGCATTCAGCTCTATAAAACACCGGCGCTGCCGTGTGTGCCCTTGTTTCGTAGCAACGAGAGCATGAGCAAAAGAGAAGACTGGCCTGTTGACAAAGTGTCACTTCTGAAGACTAGGTCGCTGGTGCTGTGAGTGTTGGATGTGGGGTGGCTGGGGTTGATTAGGTGAGGCGCTTGGTATCTGGTGGAGTGCGGTGGAGTGCAGTAGAGCGCAGTGAAGTGAAGAAGTGCAGTGCCATGAAGCGCAGTAGATTGGAGTACCGTACAGTATTAAGGAAGCTATCGGTAGCCTTGGGGAACCTGTCAGGAGCCGTTAAGAGCCTGGCAGGAGCCTGTGGGGAGCCGTGGTCAGCTGTAGTAAGTTTATTAGGCGTTGGTGTTGCAGAAGGAGAGCACGCCAAGGTGGCAAATGTGAGAAAGGAAGAGAaaaagaaagagagagagagagagagagagagagagagagagagagagagagagagagagagagagagagagagagagagaggaagTGCTCACAACACGGATAGGGAATCTGCTTACACATACACATACATCTGTACTTGTACCCATGTCTGCACCTCCAAGCGACTTAATCGACGACACTAGAAGCCACGCAttgcacacacacacacacgcatGGATGGATGCGTAGATATAGAACAGATTCTCAATCCTCGATTCGTGCTCCATTAGATACCCAAACCTCAACCCATCTCATTTCTTCTCATCTCCTCTCTCTTGCTCATTGCATCACcgctctctctctctttctctcctATTCACTGTATGTCTCGTCTCAATTCGATCCATGCTCATGCCCATGCGCCCGAGCCTGTGCCGAAGCGACCCAGCTACAACTACAAGTAATCATAATGCGTCGTGTCTAGTGTGTGCCATGCGTGCCATTTCGTGCATCCGTCTACGCGCCAACCTCCTCCATGATGGACTCATGCCCATTGTGGAAGCCATTTGCTCCGTTGCCATTCTCGTTGGGGCTCGGCCCGTCAAACTCCATCTTCTCCTGCTGCGCAATCGCCTGCTGCGACACGATTTCCGCGAGGCGCTTGAGGCGCGGGGTTTGCAGCCCTGGCATTCTTGTTAGTAGAGTTTTGTTCAATGGTGGGTAGATGATCACTTACAAGAAGGAGTGTATGTCTCCAACGCGGTGATGACCCTGGGTTCCGCAATCTCGTACGGGCCGGAGTCCTCCATGTCCACCGCTGTGAGGAGCAGCACGTCGCTCTTCTCCGTTACCCTGCTGGCAACCGCTTTCATGATCTCGCCGTTGATCGGCTGCTCGTAGTCGGCAATGAGGTACTGGTTGAGCAGCTTCTGGATCTGGTTGGGGCTGAGCATCCAACAAATGTCCTGAATGATCTCAATATCGTTCAGGGTAGCCTTTTTCAGCTGCAGCAGCTTGGTCGCCTGCATGAGGTGCTCCAACTGAAGAGTGCCCTCGGGCATGTCATGCGACTTGCACCACTCTTCGATGCGGGTGATGTTGTAGTTGATTTGCAGACCGCGCTTCCACGACAGGAAGTTGCGGCGCATGAGCAGGTCGTTGAAAGCGGTGACACCGACAAGACGGAGAAGCTCGGTCACGCACTGTGTGATGATGGTGTCTTCAAGGTAGAAGGCCTTCATAGCCTTGTAGACGCTGTTCAGCAGGCTGAGCAGGTTGTCCATGCTGTACGCCGGGGTGTTGCTGCCCTGGAGAAGCTTGCCGAGGAAACGGTTGCTCTCGTTGGTGACGAAACCGGGCAGTGACTGCGACTCGATGATAGCAGGGATGATCATTTTGTGCAGCTTCTTCTTGAGTACCTTCATCCAGGTGTGGTAGATGTTGAACTCAAGACTTTCCAGGTCGTGCTTGACAATCTCAAGCAGGCGGTCGTACTCATAGTTGTCGGTCTTCTGCTGCTCGTACCAGTCCTCAGCCAGGAAGACGAAGGACAACATCTCGTGGACGTTGGACAACCAGAAAGCGCCAGGGTTGATGGCATCATCGCTGTCGTGCTGCATGACTTCCTGCTGGATGGACTGCATGACGTTTGCGAGGAAGCGTTCGGACTCCTTGACAAAGCCGTTGTTCCACATTTCCGAGGTGACGAGGTTGATGAGATAGGCGGGGAAGAGGACCTCCTTGTCTGTGGGAGGAGGTGTGGTGGTGGGAGATGGGATCTTCAGGTTCTTGATCAAACCAAGAGTGACCTCGTCGTTGAGCATGTCCTCATCAGCAAGGATGTTCTCGAGCTCAAGCTCGACGTTATCGAGTTGGGCAAATGTCGAGCCGGACAGGTTCTGCCTGTGCACAGTCGAGCCAACGGCCATCGAGACAGGGCGGGGGTTGTATGTAGCGCTGAAGCGGTCGAGGTCGCGGGTATCGGGTCCAGCACTTCGCCTCTTGGGCTTCTTCGAAGAAACAAGGTTAATCAGGCTGCTGGCCGCAATGGGCGTGCTGCCATTCTCCAGCGTGCTGTGGATGGGACCAGAGCGCTTCATAAGCTCGACCTGCTCCTGAAGATCGGCAAGTTGCTGTCGGAGAGACGTCTTCTCGGTCTCGGTGACGTTGCTCCTCCTCCTGGAGTTGTCGAGCTCGTCGGTGGTCTGCTTGAGGGAAGCGCGCAGCtgcttctcctcctcctgcaGGTGTCGCATCTTGGCAGTGCTCTCGTCGTAGTTTGTCTGCAGCTTCTTGAACTCGTCTTCCATCTGACTCAGCTTGGCTGCAGTGATACCGGCCTGGTTGGCCTCGACTTGCAGCTCCTTCTGCCTGTTCTCCAGCGCTCGGCTCCTCTCCTTGTATGACTTGATCTGGTTCTCGTAGTTGTCGACCTGCTGCTTCAGAGACTTGTTCTGCTCCTTCATGGAGCCAAGCGTCTGTGTGAGCTCGACGACCTTGTTTTCCAGCTTGTAGGAAATATTCTTCAGGTCGCGAGACTCGGCACGAAGAACCTTGTACTCCTTTCGTGCAGTCTTTCCACGCCACAACTTCTGGATCGTGACGATTTTCTTGCGGTACTGCCTCCAGGCCTTGAGCGATCTTTGTGACCTCCAGGTGCGCTGGATGATGCGCGCAGCGTTGCCGAGCCTTGTGTCGAGGATGTTTTTCCGGCAAAGGAACCCCTTTGCAGCAGCCTGGAACAGAATAACAGATCGTCGCACCAGGTGGAATCGCTTCCTGTCCTTGGACCCACGCCAAACCCTCTGGATTGTGGTGGCAGCTTTGACTTGGCGAGCCTCCTCTGCACGTCCCCTAGTCATGTAGCCTCTTGCCAGAGACTGCACGGCGACGATGGCTTGACGCATCTCCAAGTAGATGCGGCGGTAGTATTTAGCCCTCAGGTTCTTCTGGATCATAATGGCAGCGTCGTTGAGCCTGGCTGTTCGCAGGTTCTCAAGGAACGCAAGCATACCGGCACGGAAGAAGATCTTGGTAAGACCCATCTGATACTTGTCGGTTCCGTCGTTCTTGCTGTTGCCGAGCGCCTTGTGCAGGATAGCCTTGGCCATGTCCCGGATCTCAGGTGTCCATCCCGAAGACTGTACCAGCATGTAGTAGCGGAGAGCAAATTCCTCGTAGGTCCATCTTGTTGGGTATCCGGCACAACTGATCCTGACTGTCTCAAGAACACCACAAGCGCGCAATTGACTCAAAACCATAGGACCGTCGAATTGCCAGGCTGCCTTGGCTTCGTTGGGCTTGATGCATCGAATGTAGTGGACATCCGTCGAGTTGATGGTGGACATGAGCTCGATAAGAGAAGACTTGAAGATGCCTCCGAGGGTGGGTTTCCTGTTCGTTGCCATCCTGCGGCCTGCTGACATTGTGGTACCAGCCTTTGCTGAGGTGCTGGCGGCGGTCTCCTTCTCGCGAATCTGCGATGCAACATCCAAAACCTCGGCCAGGAACTTGTTAGACGAGGCCTTGAGCACTTCCATGTGCTCGTCCGGCACGGTGTCCCTGTTCTTCTCGATGAAGCCATCGGACTCGTATGTCACGTCTACAGCGTAATGGCAGACAGTAAAAGCGGACTTGCCGAATCGCGGCTTCTTATAGAACTTGTGCTTGTCTCCGGAGTAGTTGTGGTGCAGCTTAGTGACGAACTGCTCGTCTGAGCCCATGGGAAGACGCGATTCCTCGTCCAGCAAAGACAGAATACCGAGCTTGCCTTCAATCAAATCGATACAAGGCTGGTTGTCAGCAAAATCAATGAAAGTCCAGTCGATCTGTTCCCTCATGTATTCCTCCTGCTCCAACTTGAAGACGTGAGCGTTGAACTCTTGCTGCAGCTTCTCGTTGGCGTAATTGATACAGAACTGTTCGAACGAGTTCTTTGCGAAATGCTCGAAACCATAGATATCCAGCACACCAATGAAGGAATGGGCGTGCGTGATAACCTCCTCTGTAGCCAAGCTTTCGTTTGTACGCTCGACCAGCCAGTCGAAGAGACTCGAGTAGATGAACTTGGCGACGGAATCTCGTACGACCACGGCTTGTTGTTGTGTCAGATTCGAGACAATTTTCTCTCCTCTTGTGATCAACTGCTTCTTGACGGTCCATTTGGCAAAATTGTTTGCATCTATCCCAAGGAGGCCACAAGCCTTGACCAACGCAGGCTCGTCAGGGGCCAGATTGGAATCTGTGCGTGTCGCTGTGATTTTGACATCTCCCATGTGCAGCAGAGCCGCAAGAAGGCGGAAGATTTGGGCCTGGGTCGCCTGCGGAACACCAATCTTTGTCAGAGAGCTCTTAGTCGCCTCGAACTCGGCCTTGTCGTCCATGCCGTCGATGATGGGTGCGCTGCCCTGGTTGAGATAGCTAAAGTCCTCGACGGGCTTCAGCGACAGCTCCTCTCGCTCGGCGTCGGTAGCACCTGCAACGAGCTGGTAGAAGATGTGGTAATTCCGCTCCTTGAGCGGCTGGAACACCAACCTCGACCGTTCGAGCAAGTATGTCCTGATCTTCGCGCCGATGATATCCGTCTGCTTGTTGAACATGATCTCGATGTATTTACCGAAACGGGACGAGTTGTCGTTTCGCGTGGTTTTGGCGTTACCGAAAGCTTCCATGATGGGGTTGGTTGCCAGAATCTGCTCTTCCGTCTCGCTCATGGAGTCGATCTTGCCCCTCCGCTTGCCGGGGTTGTCGGGCGATTCGCGTGTCGCAAAATATCGCATGATGTATTTGGCGCTGACGGTCTTACCCGCACCCGATTCTCCAGAAACCACAATGGTCTGGTTCTTCTGGTCTCGCAACATGTCGCTGTCTGCGTCAGCTTTGATAAAGAGGTGTGTTTGCAACAGGCATTGTCATAGAGTGGCCGGTGCAAGTGGCTAGAACCTACGCAAAGGCTTCTTCGGCGATGGCGAACAAGTGAGGAGCGCCATAGGAACGCTGCTTGCCGGCGTAGACCTGCACCATGCCGGGGACATAGAGCGAGTCGACGCGTGCGAAGGGGTTTGTCGCGATCAGGACGATACCGGAGTAGGTGTAGATTTCATTCTGCAGATAGCGCAGTTTGATGGCCTGGAGCACTGTGCCGTGTCAGTTGCCGACTCTGGAATTGAACTCGAATGCAGAACGTTGAACGTTGAGCGTTGGGCGTTGAGCGTCGAACGCTGAGCTTGTCATGGAATCATAGGGGTGTGCGTACCGGCCGGCTCGTTGAGATGTGACAGGTTGGTCAGGTCGTCGCTGGCCTCGAGCATGGCCGGGTTCATCAACGGCGGCAGATTGGGGTCGTTGCCGGTCTGGATGGCGAGCAGCGTGGTCTCGACGGTTTTGGTCTGTGGTGCCGCGTCAGATGATGCTTGTCTTGCCATCTTGCctcctctccttctttttgcttctgcctctacactgcctctgcctctgcctctggcCAGACGCTGCATCTGCCTCGACATGTACAAGTACGTCTGCCTCTGTTTTGGGAGACCGTCAGGGTGCATACCTCGCCGTTCTCGAGCTGGAAGAGCAGCTTGACCTTGTCGCCGTCAATCTGCTTGTCTGCAACCTCCGAGGCGACCCAGCCCTCGGTGGTGTCGGGCTGCCATGCCCGCGTCCCAATGTCGTAGATGTGTGCCATGGTGGGCGGTGCGGTGTTGTGCTTGCCCGCTCGGCCTCGCGATAGGGCGTCGGTCAGTCAGGGTCCAGTGCGCCCTTACAACGTCAACGTTGGGGGTGCTGCGTGGACGTGCAGCTCCAGCGTCGCTCGCTGCCGGTGGTGGATGGTGTCAGCTGGATGGGGCGCTGCAGAATCACAGCGAGCGGAGCATAGTTTGGAGTTTCGTGCGCGTAGACGTGGTCGGGGGGTTGATGCGTTGGGGCTCACGACGACCTCCACGTTCCAGAAGTTAACAATGTTCGGCGTGCTCAAGTCAGCGGTGAGAGTAGCGCCGGCCAGGGCCAGCCAACCAactccagcagcaccagGCCACCGCCTGCGCTCGTCTCACCACCAACGCACTCCCCTTGCGCCTGCATATCGCCTGCTGCTGGCCGCTCGGCATTCGTGCCGTATGCACGTATCAATCTCTGTGCAACCCCATCGCCTCACGCATCACTCCTCCgctgcttgcttgcttgcttgcttgcttgcttgcttgcaaCACATCCAAGTGCACTGTTGCAGAGGCATCGATGCACATGTCATCTCGGCTTCTTCCAGCAACGACCCTGCAAGCGTGTCGTCTTGTCAGGGACCACTCGCTGCGCCGATCACGCTGCTGTTGGCGAATTTCCAGAAGGGCATGCTCATTGGCTGTCAGCCATCTGGAGCTTGCGGCATGCTTCACTCGCCAACTCGTCGTCATTCGGTTTGCATTAGAAACGAAATTGCATGGAGAGCAACCACATGGCAATCTCGTTGGCATCCTTCTGCTCCACACTTGGTCTTGGTCGTCAGTCGTGGGCGATGCGGGCCGAGCACTCTGAAACCGCTACCCACATCACGTGCAAACCCTGGCATATCGTTACCAAAACTGATAATCCCCTTTCATGCTGAATGTGCTTGCTGCATGTGCTTGCTGCATGTGCTTGCTGAACGTGTTTGTTGAACGTGTTTGCTGAACGTGCTTGTTGAACGCCATGTTGAATGCTTTTGGTACTCTAGAACAGTCGTCTCTCTGTACGAAGAAACCTGGAAAATCTAAAAAATCTACAGCTCTTCCTCGAGAAACAACCAAGATGCTTCTAACCGTACAGCACTCTTGTGCGAATGCACGAAGACAGCCCCTGCAGACTGTGGAAGAGATCCCTAATCTCGCCCTCCTTGACATCGCTGAGATCCGCCATGAGGTACGCAACCTCGCCCCTTGAATCGGACATTTGCTTGTCAATGTTGTGGTTGAGCAGGATACCGTTGACTGCACAATGTTAGCCTTGCCTTCACTTTCCAGTCCATGTTCAGGCTCACCTTGTCGCAGCACGCCGGGGACGTTCTTGTGGATGTAGATGACGCGCATGCAGTTGGCCTCCTCGAGCGACAATCCTCTCAGATTTACCTCGGGCATGTTGACCGCGCCGAGTGTCGCGCCCTCGTTGACGTAGCGCACAAGAGCTGTTGAGACCTCGACACCGATAGCGCTCTGAGCCTCCTCGGTGCTACCACCAATGTGGGGTGTCAGGATGATGTTCTTGAGGCCAACCAGGTCTTTGGTCCATGAGTTTAGGTCATTGGTGAAGTAGTCGCCGTTGCCAGCTGGCTCGTGGGGGAAGACGTCGATGGCAGCACCGGCGAGCTTGCCTGAGCGTGAGGCCTCGATGAGGGCAGGGATATCCACAACGGTGCCGCGAGCGTTGTTGATGAGGTAGCTGCCCTTTTTCATCTTCTCAAACTGTTTGGCGCCAATGAGGTTCTTGGTGTCCGCTGTCGCGGGGACGTGGAGCGAGACGAAGTCGGCCTGCTCGAGCAGCTCATCGAGCGTCTCGACCTGGTGCGCTGTACCAAGACCCATCATGGTCACGACGTCGTAGTAGATGACCTGCATACCCATGGACTCGGCCAGCACGCTCAGCTGGCTACCGATGTGTCCATAACCGACTATGCCCAGTGTCTTGCCGCGAACCTCCCAGCAGCCCTTGCTAACCTTGTTCCATACACCGTTGTGCAGTTCCATCGAGCGGTCGCCCAGCTCACGAGCGAGCGCAACAATCTCCGAGATGACGAGCTCGGCGACGGAGCGAGAGTTGCTGAAGGGCGAGTTGAACACAGCGATACCGTTCTCGGCGGCCGTCTGGAGGTCGACCTGGTTCGTGCCGATGCAGAAGCAACCGATGACAATCAGGTTCTTGGCCTCCTCCAGCACCTTCTTGGTGAGCTTGGTCTTGGAGCGAATGCCGACGACCTGCACGTCGCGAATCTTCTCGATGAGCTGGTCCTCGGGCAGACTGCTCTTGATCGCCTCGACCTGGTAGCCCTGCTTCTTCAAAATCTCGATGCCGGCGACGTTGACGTtctccagcagcagcaccttGATCTCCTTTGTGTTGAAGGGCTTCAGGCGCTGGGCCAGCTGGTTGGCGGACAGTGTGCCAGCATTGCTGAAGCTGCCGGCGTGCTGCGGCGGCGGTCGGAAGCTGTTGGGCGGGCTGTGGAATTGAAGAGTTGGGCTGGTGCTGAGGGAGAGGCTGTTCGAGACCTGGCGCGCCAGGTTGCTGATGCCGCCTGCGATGTCTTGTGGAGGACTCATGGTGTAGGTGGTGCGGATATTGGCGGAGGTAGTCTACGGGAGATAAGCCGTAACTCGAATGGGTTGTCGAATCCGAGATCTGCAAGGGGTATATTAAATGCAGTGCCTCGTTTGCGTCTTCTCGAGTTTCGATGCGGGGGGTCTTGGAAAGTGTGTGGAGAGGTAATCACGAGGAagaacagcagcagcgtcaATTATTAACTACAATACCACGAGCAAGCCAGTCAGATCGAATCCACCCTTGGGACTGGGTGAGTAGTACGTCAGGCTAATTGTCACACTGACTCCAACAATCGACTCACGGGTTTCAAGACGCTCGAAGTTTTTTGCATGATGCAATCCCGCTAGGCCCCTCCATGCCGCCGGCATCGGCAGGTCGCGGCTCGTCGCTCGCACAGGGTCCATCACGCGTCGACTCTGAGCCCCGGCAGGCTGAGTCACCATGGTGCAATCGCCGACTTACGACAGACAAAACGCCGTTGCATTCATAATCTATGGATCCTGGCCCGATGCTCGCCTTTGCGCCTTTCCTGGCAGCGCTGGACAATCGCCGACCGAACTCTGCAAAATTGCTCATATATCCGGTCTCGTGACTCCGTTACTGTGGTATAACCAACTTTTCTGCATGAGGTGCAATCTACAACTTGCCCTCCTCTTGCATGGGCCATTGGTAGCCTGCGAGCGTGTTAGCGGATTGCGCAAGTCGTGGCACAGAGGTTAGGTCTTACCTGCTGCGTCGCTGAACTTGTATCCGTACGACGATGTGAAGTCATCCAGAACGGCAGGGCCGCGAGATCCTATGTTCCAAATTAGCATGACACTCCATACTGAGAATCGTGGTACGCACCATAGGGGTACTCCATGGGGATGATCTCCTTGTTGTCGTCGAGGTAGTGCAGGAGAGGCGAGAAGATCCTCCAGCTGGCGTCGAGCTCGTCATCACGGACAAAGTTGCTGTGGTCGCCCTTGAGCGCGTCAAGGATAAGGGACTCGTAAGCCTCAGGGATCTTGAGGTCCGAGAATCGCCGCCTGTAAGTAAGGTCGAGCTCTGTGACGACGGTCTGCATGCTGAGTCCGGGAAGCTTGGAGTTCATCTTGATGTAGACAGACTCGTTGGGCTGGACACGGATGACCAGCTCGTTACGAGGAATGTCCTTGAAGATGCCAGAGGTGACATC encodes:
- a CDS encoding Myosin type-2 heavy chain 1 is translated as MAHIYDIGTRAWQPDTTEGWVASEVADKQIDGDKVKLLFQLENGETKTVETTLLAIQTGNDPNLPPLMNPAMLEASDDLTNLSHLNEPAVLQAIKLRYLQNEIYTYSGIVLIATNPFARVDSLYVPGMVQVYAGKQRSYGAPHLFAIAEEAFADMLRDQKNQTIVVSGESGAGKTVSAKYIMRYFATRESPDNPGKRRGKIDSMSETEEQILATNPIMEAFGNAKTTRNDNSSRFGKYIEIMFNKQTDIIGAKIRTYLLERSRLVFQPLKERNYHIFYQLVAGATDAEREELSLKPVEDFSYLNQGSAPIIDGMDDKAEFEATKSSLTKIGVPQATQAQIFRLLAALLHMGDVKITATRTDSNLAPDEPALVKACGLLGIDANNFAKWTVKKQLITRGEKIVSNLTQQQAVVVRDSVAKFIYSSLFDWLVERTNESLATEEVITHAHSFIGVLDIYGFEHFAKNSFEQFCINYANEKLQQEFNAHVFKLEQEEYMREQIDWTFIDFADNQPCIDLIEGKLGILSLLDEESRLPMGSDEQFVTKLHHNYSGDKHKFYKKPRFGKSAFTVCHYAVDVTYESDGFIEKNRDTVPDEHMEVLKASSNKFLAEVLDVASQIREKETAASTSAKAGTTMSAGRRMATNRKPTLGGIFKSSLIELMSTINSTDVHYIRCIKPNEAKAAWQFDGPMVLSQLRACGVLETVRISCAGYPTRWTYEEFALRYYMLVQSSGWTPEIRDMAKAILHKALGNSKNDGTDKYQMGLTKIFFRAGMLAFLENLRTARLNDAAIMIQKNLRAKYYRRIYLEMRQAIVAVQSLARGYMTRGRAEEARQVKAATTIQRVWRGSKDRKRFHLVRRSVILFQAAAKGFLCRKNILDTRLGNAARIIQRTWRSQRSLKAWRQYRKKIVTIQKLWRGKTARKEYKVLRAESRDLKNISYKLENKVVELTQTLGSMKEQNKSLKQQVDNYENQIKSYKERSRALENRQKELQVEANQAGITAAKLSQMEDEFKKLQTNYDESTAKMRHLQEEEKQLRASLKQTTDELDNSRRRSNVTETEKTSLRQQLADLQEQVELMKRSGPIHSTLENGSTPIAASSLINLVSSKKPKRRSAGPDTRDLDRFSATYNPRPVSMAVGSTVHRQNLSGSTFAQLDNVELELENILADEDMLNDEVTLGLIKNLKIPSPTTTPPPTDKEVLFPAYLINLVTSEMWNNGFVKESERFLANVMQSIQQEVMQHDSDDAINPGAFWLSNVHEMLSFVFLAEDWYEQQKTDNYEYDRLLEIVKHDLESLEFNIYHTWMKVLKKKLHKMIIPAIIESQSLPGFVTNESNRFLGKLLQGSNTPAYSMDNLLSLLNSVYKAMKAFYLEDTIITQCVTELLRLVGVTAFNDLLMRRNFLSWKRGLQINYNITRIEEWCKSHDMPEGTLQLEHLMQATKLLQLKKATLNDIEIIQDICWMLSPNQIQKLLNQYLIADYEQPINGEIMKAVASRVTEKSDVLLLTAVDMEDSGPYEIAEPRVITALETYTPSWLQTPRLKRLAEIVSQQAIAQQEKMEFDGPSPNENGNGANGFHNGHESIMEEVGA